ACCTGGTCCCCCAGCGCCAACGCGTTCTTCACCTCGTAGCGCTGGGCGGACACCACCTTCTGGCCCCGTTCCGCCGCCTCGAGCAGGGCCCTCAAGTCCCTCGTCGCTCCCTGGGGGACGAGCCGGTTGGGGTACTCCCGCTGCGTCACCTCGGGGTGGAAGAAGGCGCTCAGCGCCTCTCCGGTCGCCCCCTCCTCGATGGCACGGAGGTAGCGGCGCGCGAAGTCGAGATTCGTCGTGGACA
This Cystobacter fuscus DSM 2262 DNA region includes the following protein-coding sequences:
- a CDS encoding nuclear transport factor 2 family protein, which produces MSTTNLDFARRYLRAIEEGATGEALSAFFHPEVTQREYPNRLVPQGATRDLRALLEAAERGQKVVSAQRYEVKNALALGDQVALELEWSGTLEVPVGSLPAGGTMRASFAVFLTFRDHRISSQHNYDCFEPF